Proteins encoded in a region of the Candidatus Bathyarchaeota archaeon genome:
- a CDS encoding YHS domain-containing protein, which yields MANDLVCGMDVDEKTAKYKATHKGKTYYCAPGCLKAFEANPQKYTE from the coding sequence ATGGCAAATGATCTTGTTTGTGGGATGGATGTAGACGAGAAGACCGCAAAGTACAAGGCGACACATAAGGGAAAGACGTACTACTGTGCACCAGGATGCCTGAAAGCCTTCGAAGCGAACCCGCAAAAGTACACTGAATAG
- a CDS encoding helix-turn-helix transcriptional regulator, whose product MLSEDIALDMIRSSIVLLLSEKPLHGYGIMKEVEDRIGKPVNPSLLYPFLKKLEKNGLVTSTRKPVGQKPKKVYELTATGKVLAARIYKRIASMVSMAIAPNLSICFHCGCKIYEGGYREVTGDKERIFCCVHCAQAYKNELPTAT is encoded by the coding sequence ATGTTGAGCGAAGACATCGCTTTAGACATGATAAGATCATCTATAGTTCTACTTCTCAGCGAGAAACCTCTTCATGGATATGGAATCATGAAAGAGGTTGAGGACCGAATAGGCAAGCCAGTCAACCCAAGTCTGCTCTATCCATTTCTGAAAAAGCTTGAAAAGAATGGTTTGGTGACGTCGACTAGAAAACCTGTGGGCCAGAAGCCGAAGAAAGTGTACGAGTTGACAGCTACAGGAAAGGTATTAGCTGCCCGTATCTACAAGCGGATAGCGTCAATGGTCTCTATGGCCATCGCGCCGAACCTAAGTATATGTTTTCACTGCGGCTGCAAAATTTACGAAGGGGGATACCGAGAGGTTACAGGTGACAAAGAAAGGATCTTTTGTTGCGTTCACTGTGCTCAAGCCTACAAAAACGAGTTACCTACAGCAACCTAA
- a CDS encoding copper-translocating P-type ATPase translates to MTKQKGRIKISGMHCATCAQTIEKALLKSDGVDKASVNFATETAYIEYDDKMTNEKKLAEVIKDSGYNVAEGTRRITMRIGGMTCASCAQTIEKALSKKKGVREASVNLATEKATVTYGLSETSYEEIKDAVEDVGYQVLGRENQRVRFEEEEARELQAFSTARRRVLISWALTIPITLWMIPEMVFGVSWPNSTVFNLGMILIAAPVLFYPGWTTYKSAAKAITHRAANMDVLIMLGTLASFLTGPLSFFMPMANYAGVGAMIMSFHLMGRYIEAKAKGKASQAIRRLLELEAKTARILREGKEVEVSIDEVEVGSIMIVRPGEKIPTDGVVLEGESGVDESMATGESMPVQKRLGDEVIGATINQRGLLKVRATKIGKDTFLSQVIKMVEEAQSSKVPIQEFADRVTSYFVPTVLALASITLVLWIAFPGAIGSVGDWASQFLPWVDPTLSVFSLAIFATVATLVIACPCALGLATPTVLMVGSGMGAENGVLIRRGEAIQTLKDVKVMVFDKTGTITKGQPEVTDTIPVKGFHEKEVLRLAASVEKGSEHPLAEAIIRKAEDEGLELVKLEKFEAIVGRGIKGELKGQSTVLVGNRKLMDEEGIDYSSLEPELKRLEDEAKTAVLVAKDKKCVGVVAEADTLKEDSVGAIAELESLGLQTTMLTGDNRRTGDAIARKVGISKVLAEVLPDKKVAEIQRLQKEVGLVAMVGDGINDAPALTQADVGIAIGTGTDIAIEAGDIVLVRGNLSDVVKAVKLSRATFRKIKQNLFWAFFYNVVMIPFAMLGLAHPVIAEIAMATSSVTVVTNANLLRRANIQPDYLERR, encoded by the coding sequence ATGACCAAACAAAAAGGTCGAATCAAAATCAGTGGAATGCACTGCGCTACTTGTGCGCAAACAATAGAGAAGGCGTTGTTGAAATCCGATGGAGTGGATAAAGCTTCAGTGAATTTTGCAACAGAGACTGCGTACATTGAATATGATGACAAGATGACAAATGAGAAGAAACTGGCAGAGGTCATCAAGGACTCAGGCTATAATGTGGCTGAGGGGACCCGGAGGATTACGATGAGGATCGGAGGAATGACATGTGCTTCTTGTGCCCAAACCATCGAAAAGGCTCTGAGTAAGAAGAAGGGTGTAAGAGAAGCAAGCGTTAATCTGGCTACCGAGAAGGCAACTGTCACCTACGGTCTAAGCGAAACAAGCTATGAAGAGATTAAGGATGCCGTAGAAGATGTTGGGTACCAAGTTCTAGGCAGAGAGAATCAACGTGTGAGGTTTGAGGAGGAAGAAGCTAGAGAACTCCAAGCATTCTCAACAGCAAGGAGAAGAGTCCTCATCTCATGGGCGCTTACGATACCTATCACGCTTTGGATGATTCCTGAAATGGTCTTTGGAGTCAGCTGGCCTAACTCAACGGTGTTTAACCTTGGTATGATCCTTATCGCAGCTCCAGTTCTCTTCTATCCAGGATGGACTACCTACAAATCAGCCGCAAAGGCCATAACGCATCGCGCCGCGAACATGGATGTACTTATCATGCTGGGAACACTAGCTTCCTTCCTAACAGGACCATTATCTTTCTTCATGCCTATGGCTAACTATGCGGGAGTAGGCGCCATGATCATGTCGTTTCACCTGATGGGAAGATACATTGAAGCAAAGGCCAAGGGAAAAGCGTCCCAAGCCATCAGAAGGCTCCTCGAACTTGAGGCAAAGACAGCGAGAATACTTCGAGAAGGAAAGGAAGTTGAGGTTTCCATTGACGAGGTTGAAGTAGGTAGCATCATGATTGTGCGACCAGGCGAAAAGATACCAACGGACGGCGTGGTCTTAGAAGGTGAGAGCGGCGTCGACGAGTCGATGGCTACTGGAGAGTCTATGCCTGTACAGAAAAGGCTAGGCGATGAGGTCATTGGCGCTACAATCAACCAGAGGGGACTCCTAAAAGTCAGAGCAACTAAGATTGGAAAAGACACCTTTCTCTCTCAGGTCATAAAGATGGTGGAAGAGGCTCAAAGTTCAAAAGTGCCAATCCAAGAATTCGCAGACCGTGTGACCAGCTATTTCGTCCCGACAGTCCTAGCCCTAGCCTCCATAACACTAGTCCTATGGATAGCCTTTCCAGGAGCTATAGGCAGTGTCGGTGATTGGGCAAGTCAGTTCCTTCCTTGGGTTGATCCGACATTGAGCGTATTTTCATTGGCAATATTTGCTACTGTGGCGACGCTGGTTATTGCGTGCCCCTGCGCTCTCGGGCTGGCAACGCCAACGGTTCTCATGGTTGGCAGTGGGATGGGTGCTGAGAATGGTGTCTTGATCAGGCGGGGAGAAGCAATCCAAACGTTGAAAGACGTCAAAGTGATGGTTTTCGACAAAACTGGCACAATAACTAAAGGACAACCTGAGGTGACGGATACAATTCCTGTGAAAGGATTTCACGAGAAGGAAGTCTTGAGGTTAGCTGCCAGTGTCGAGAAAGGATCTGAGCACCCCTTAGCCGAAGCCATTATTAGAAAAGCCGAGGATGAAGGACTTGAATTAGTGAAGCTGGAAAAGTTCGAGGCAATTGTTGGGAGAGGAATCAAGGGGGAGCTCAAAGGGCAGAGCACTGTACTAGTCGGCAACAGGAAGCTTATGGATGAGGAGGGAATTGACTACAGCAGCTTGGAACCGGAACTCAAGAGGTTGGAGGATGAAGCGAAGACTGCAGTACTTGTCGCCAAAGACAAGAAGTGTGTCGGAGTCGTGGCGGAAGCTGACACCCTCAAGGAGGACTCTGTGGGAGCTATTGCTGAACTAGAAAGTTTGGGTCTTCAGACAACGATGCTTACAGGAGACAACAGACGAACTGGAGACGCCATCGCAAGGAAGGTCGGCATATCTAAGGTCTTAGCTGAGGTGCTACCAGATAAGAAGGTGGCTGAGATTCAGAGACTTCAGAAAGAAGTTGGACTCGTCGCTATGGTTGGCGACGGGATAAACGATGCGCCAGCCCTCACCCAAGCTGACGTCGGCATCGCAATAGGCACTGGAACGGACATAGCTATCGAAGCAGGAGACATTGTACTCGTGAGAGGCAACTTGTCAGATGTGGTTAAAGCTGTAAAACTGTCTCGAGCGACTTTTCGAAAGATAAAGCAGAACTTATTCTGGGCATTCTTCTACAACGTTGTCATGATCCCATTTGCGATGTTAGGCCTTGCACACCCCGTAATAGCTGAGATCGCCATGGCAACTAGTTCAGTAACCGTGGTTACTAACGCAAACCTTCTAAGAAGAGCTAACATCCAACCAGATTATCTGGAAAGGAGGTGA
- a CDS encoding UbiA prenyltransferase family protein, with protein sequence MKTFQVVQLFSTSMEYLRVTRVGSWLGWIFSFGLGSIFLSLPPLDRFVVVLFAFSLATASIFILNQYFDRKEDQVNEFKSSLPVASGKITPWTALIFSFLLAISCLVSVVFVEPNLVWLFLIYLAFGIAYSAPPFRLKTVPVVDFIVSGIGAGFMPFLMGLELTGKLGSNSSLIVLGVVPLMLIHCGGHIIQAVGDYEVDRKMGIHTFVVKYGRKNGAIVAGFLFLSACFLPFVYSVFGLLAYKHLFMFFILLPPSIPILKRYAALLKKPSVENVMSMQKTATKYGIIGATLMLGYIILVEIAIF encoded by the coding sequence GTGAAAACTTTTCAGGTAGTCCAATTGTTCTCAACGAGTATGGAATACCTTAGGGTTACGAGAGTTGGAAGTTGGCTTGGGTGGATTTTTAGTTTCGGCCTCGGAAGCATCTTCCTAAGTTTGCCTCCTCTTGATCGTTTCGTTGTTGTCTTGTTTGCGTTCTCACTTGCCACAGCCAGTATTTTCATCTTGAACCAATACTTCGACCGAAAAGAAGATCAGGTGAACGAGTTCAAGTCTAGTTTGCCTGTGGCTTCTGGGAAGATAACGCCATGGACAGCACTAATCTTTTCCTTTCTTTTAGCAATCTCGTGTTTAGTCTCAGTAGTTTTTGTTGAGCCAAATCTTGTATGGCTGTTTCTCATCTATCTTGCATTCGGAATCGCGTATTCTGCTCCCCCTTTCAGACTGAAAACTGTGCCAGTTGTGGACTTCATTGTTTCAGGTATAGGTGCTGGCTTCATGCCATTCTTGATGGGGTTGGAGTTAACTGGCAAGCTAGGCTCCAATAGTTCACTAATTGTTTTAGGTGTCGTTCCGTTAATGCTAATTCACTGTGGTGGCCATATCATTCAAGCGGTTGGAGACTATGAGGTAGATCGCAAAATGGGGATTCACACTTTTGTTGTCAAGTATGGCAGGAAGAATGGTGCCATTGTCGCTGGATTCTTGTTTCTATCAGCATGTTTCTTGCCATTTGTCTATTCGGTTTTTGGCTTACTCGCTTACAAACATTTGTTCATGTTTTTCATACTCCTCCCCCCTTCCATACCGATCCTCAAGCGCTATGCTGCTTTGTTAAAGAAGCCATCAGTAGAAAACGTCATGAGTATGCAAAAAACTGCCACAAAGTATGGAATTATCGGGGCAACACTAATGTTGGGTTATATAATTCTAGTGGAAATAGCCATCTTTTGA